Sequence from the Halomonas sp. I5-271120 genome:
ATCCGCCTCTCAGTTGGTCTGGGGAGCGGATACCGTCCTACCCTGGTCCGATCTGGATCGTCCGAATGACGGGGCTGGCCATGATGCTCAGCATCGCGGGGTTAGCCTTGGTTCATCTCGCCGTGCCCGTCCGTGCCAAGGTGCATTCCGTATGTCGGGTGATCCCGCGAAAGGTGCCTCATGATGCGCCGCTGCAAAGCTATATCAACGGGATCGGACGCAAGAGCGGGGTAGGGCGCCGCATCCAGCTCTGGACGCTACCGGTGCCGGGCGTGGCCGCCTTCGCGTTGTCCTCTCCGCTTCGAGGCCATCATTTGGTGATCAGTGAGGGCATCCTGAAGCAGACCCCCGATGATGTGGTCCGCTGGATATTGGCGCATGAGGTGGGCCACATCGCCCATGGAGATACGGTGTCGGGCACTGCCTGGATGCTGACCATGCGGAGCATCTATCTGGTCGAGCGAGTGAAGCGTTTTGCGATTGTGGCCATGGTACACACGATCGCCACGTTGCCCGTCCTCCGCTATCTGTTCATGCCGATCTTCTGGCTGCTGTCCTGCCTGATGTTCGTGGGTCGGATCGGAGGCAAGATTGGCACCAGCGTCTTCCTTCTGTTCGATCGCTGGGCCAGCCGGGACATGGAGTACCGCGCTGACCAGTTTGCCGCGAAAGTGGCCGGAGCCGACCCCGGGGTGCGCCTGTTCACTGCCCTGAAAGTCGCCTTCGAGCCGAGCTTCAACCTCTTTGCGACACATCCTACGCCAGCGGATCGTGTGAAGGCCCTGCAGGCGGGCAGCCAGCCGTCTTCGCATAAGCCGGAAAATCGACCGTCAGAGGCCTCAAGGCAGCGTGAGATATGAACTCAGCAGCAGCACGAGTGAGCCGATCTCGTCTGTGGCCACGCCTCCTGAAAGGAGGTCGGCAACAGGAATAATCGGTTAGCCAGGTCTGATGAGCCTACATGACCGGCCCCCGCTCCGGTGGCGACAACGCGGGTGGATAGCGCGTGGGCACCTATTCGTGCCCACGCCGTCTCCAACCCCTCCCGCATAGGCCCCGTATTTGAGTCTTACTGACACCAGCCCTTGTCCAGGGGAGTCCTGCCAACTGCTGTCGTGGTATAACCGGGACACTGTTTTCCCGGCCATGAGGCATCCATGTCCAAATCCCCGGCTCCCCTTTGGGTACTCCTCGGAGCGTTGGTAGGCATCATCGCTCTGACCGTCCAGACTATCGCCTCCTACCTGCTGATTCCTCTCGGGTTCGTCCTGGCCAAGGAACTGTGCCACCGCAGCAGGCGCCTTCCCGCCTTTTCCGTCACGTCCGCGGTTTCGTACATCGCAGGTGTGTTCGCGCCTTCAGCGGTGGCTACGCTCAAGCTCCTGACATGAAAAAACCGGCCGCAAGGGCCGGTTCTGGGAGCTGATGACGACGGGAGGGGGCTCCCCATGCTCGCGCGCTTAGTCGAAGGGGCTTGAACCGTCGTTGCCATGGCTCGAGTGATGGATGTTGTCCGCGCGGAAGCTGTAGGCGGGGTTGGTCCGCCGATTAACGTCATGCTCCCAAAGGCGATCCGGGTGAAGCGGATCCCAGTCGTCATCGGATATACCTCGAGCGACAGCAGCACCGTGAGGCTTGGAGCTTCCCCACAGCTCAGTCGGTTGGTTCTCGCCCTTGGTCACATGAATGAACTGCTGAAACAGCACTGCCACCATAATGCCCACGCCAAGAGCGGTGGTTTGGTTGTACTCGAGTGAGTCCAGGAAGTGAGATGCGGGTGTAACCGCGATATAGCCGGCCAGGCCAAATACGTATGAAGCCAGGTTAAACATCGGGATCCCTCCATGGGTCAATTCGTCATGCCTTCATTATACAAGGACGATGTTTATCCAGAACCCTAATAGGGATCCTGTCGCCATGCCAGGTTCGACACGCTCCGAGAAAGTGCGTGGCGTGGGAGGGAAGTGGGGAGGAGGGGCAGCAGCCCATAAGCCGAGCTGCTGCGGGGTGGCGATTACAGGTACTGCTCAGCGAAGGCGGAGAGGGTGGCATTCAGATCGCGTGCTCCGATGGCCTCGCCAATAGAGCGGAACTTCCAAGAGCCGTTGTGACGGTACACATCCCCGAGGATCATGCTGACCTTGCCCGAGAAACTGGCATCGTTGGATACGTCGAACTGAGCGAAGACCGAGGCGTTGCCAGTGGCCTTGCCATCATGGATACGCACGCTGGCATGAGGAATCTTCTCGAAGTCGATATGGTTGAACGAATTCAGCACCAGGGCCATGTGATGGACGTTGTCGGGAACCTGCCCCAGCTCGACGGTGATGACCTCGTTGTCTTCGCCGTCGTCGCCCCCGGTGTCACCCACGCGGTCGTCGCCAGAGTGCAGGATGGACCGGCATTTCGATTTCTGCTTGCCGAAGTACACCTTGTCGAGCAGCTTACCCGCCTCATCGAAGAGCCCTACGGAGGCATCCAGGTCCACCGCCTGAGTGCGGCTGCCAAACAACCCCTTCTTGGTGATGGCGCCCCAGTTGGCGCCGAGTTCGATACGGGTGAGGGGGCTGTCTTCTTTTTCCAGAGAGAGGCGCTGGCCTTTGGAGAGATTGATCGCCATCTTGAAGCTCCTATTGCTTGCAGTGAGTCGTGGCCACTTGGCCACGACGGGTTATCCAAGTGGGCCGTTCAGCCCAGCAGGTTGTTGAAAAAGCCTTTTTGCGGGGTCGCCTGGGGCACATTCTCGTATTGGTGAGAGATGCGGTGGCTCTTGTTATACCGAGCGGCCTTGGAAGCCTGGGCGCCCTTGAACACAGCGGGACCGGTGATATCGACCTCGAGGGAGTCGCCCTGCCATGACAGCCACGGCGTTTCTTCCTGTCCGGGTTTGGCGGTCTTACCCGACGGAGCGAGGATCACTTCTTCCTCAGTGACGATCGCGTAGCCGATGACGTAGGTGTAGATATCCGAACGCTTGGATTGCGCGTCGCGGTTGAAGTCGTACTGGCACACGACTTCCTGGCTGCCATAGCTCATCTTCATCTTGGGTTGCAGCTCGGCCACGCTGACGTTGCCATTGGCCAGGGCCGAGTAGACGCTGAAGCACAGCGCGACCGGCCCGCCTGCCTGTTTGGCGATGTTGCGGGCCACGGTGATGACCTCTTCCCCTGGCGCATCGATGCTGGCGCTTTGCACGTCACCGTGATGGACCGTGAAGGGCATGGCCTGAAGACTGCCGCGGTACTCGCCATCCACCAGATAGGCCTTCTGATCGGGCATCAGGATGGTGCAGCGAAGATCCAGGTCGTCGTTGTCCTTGCCGTCGTCGTTATCGACCCATTGGGCTTTGACGACGAGATCCTCGTTGCCCTTGGAAAGGTCGATGGAAGCCGTCTCATCCGGCTTGGTCAGATTGATCATGGTGGGGCCTTTTCTATTGAGCGATTGCGGCATGGAGGGCAAAAACGCGCTTCGCCCAGTGTTGGTGGCAGGTTTGCTCGAGCATTTGGCCATTGGCCTGGAACACGGCTTCACTACGCTCCTTCAGGGCGCTGGCTTGTGGGTGCTGCTCCCGGAGCGACTTGGAGAGGAGGGTCTCCACGATTTCGATCTGTTGCGGGTGGATGCAGGTCTTGGCCCACAGGCCCCAGGCTATGTCTTGAGCCACCTCGCGAGAGAGTGTTTCGGGCTCACCGAACAGGTCGCAGACCGGTGCTGAGATCTCGAAGCCGGCCGGCCGGGCAAGAGTGATCAGGCGCTCCATGACGCCCCGCAACGGGGTGTCGTAAATGGTCTGGCCGGGCTGGCGCTTGAGACCGATAGTGCCGAGCAGGTCATTGGCACCGATCCGCAGGCACGGGACAGGGTTCTGCAGCTGCTGAATAGCGCCCAGCGTGCTGAGCGTGCCGGCCTCAGTAAAAATGTCCGCGGTCTCGATCGTCGGCATCACGGGCAACGCAGGGTTGTGCTGCTCGAGGACCTTCTGCCAGTCGCCGGCCGATGTGGCGTCGAACTTCGGAATCACGATGCCGTCGATGGCATCGATGACTCCCGGCGCACTGAGCAACTGATTCAGAACAAAGGGATTACGAGGTCTCACGAACCGCAAGAAGTGTTCCGGAGCAGGGGAGTCCCGCAGAGCCTTGGCCAGCCGGCTGACTGCCCACGTCACTGTCTCAGGTGAAACCGCATCCTCAGTGCAGAAAATCAGTGAGCGGGCATTGTCGCGGCCATGCGCCAGAATCCCGGCCAGGTCCTTGTGGGTCGCCGGCACATACAGCGATGCGCCGAGATGTTCGTACCGAACGTCGCGCATCACACGACCTCCTGTTGAGCCATGACCTTGATCAGGGAACAGGCGTGGAAGGGCATGCGGGAGTCTTCCACCACCGGCACCGACTTCTCCTCGGCGAGCCGCAACAGGTGAGCCACGTCGGCATGGTTGGCATCGCACACGATCAGCAGGGCCGGCACTCGGCGAAGCATGACCCTGGTGGCCTCTGCCACCCCTGGCTTCACATGGTTGATGTCCTCGATCGCATAGTCCTGCTGGATCTGAGTCAGCATCTCTTTCATCAGCGCTTGCTGACGGTGGCGAGAGCTTTCCTGGAGGCCCGGAAGTGCATCGAGATCAACGGCCGGGAACTGGGCCGCTATCCGCTCGATGAAAGCCTGGCTGTGGTCCTGCTCCGCGAGCTCGTCGTAGACGACGCAGCCATGGAAGGCCCCTTCGGGGATTTGCTCATTGAGCACCGAGCGAGAGACCAGCCCCGACACGGTGGCGTTAAGCACGCCGCTGGGGATGGCATAGTCTTCACAGGTCGCTGCGTAGTCTGCCGTTCCACCGATATCCGAGATCACGGCAAGGCGGGTTGCGATGAGGCTTTTGCCTTTGGCCTTGCGGGCAGTGTTGTATCGCGCCATGTCATGACGCAGCTCGCGGGTGA
This genomic interval carries:
- a CDS encoding TerD family protein; its protein translation is MAINLSKGQRLSLEKEDSPLTRIELGANWGAITKKGLFGSRTQAVDLDASVGLFDEAGKLLDKVYFGKQKSKCRSILHSGDDRVGDTGGDDGEDNEVITVELGQVPDNVHHMALVLNSFNHIDFEKIPHASVRIHDGKATGNASVFAQFDVSNDASFSGKVSMILGDVYRHNGSWKFRSIGEAIGARDLNATLSAFAEQYL
- a CDS encoding M48 family metallopeptidase, producing the protein MKTIPALVRLVGASIGIGICIATVVSAPLALWLIGWKVVYQWFDGMFPVIPNVHIFGTFAGYPPLSWSGERIPSYPGPIWIVRMTGLAMMLSIAGLALVHLAVPVRAKVHSVCRVIPRKVPHDAPLQSYINGIGRKSGVGRRIQLWTLPVPGVAAFALSSPLRGHHLVISEGILKQTPDDVVRWILAHEVGHIAHGDTVSGTAWMLTMRSIYLVERVKRFAIVAMVHTIATLPVLRYLFMPIFWLLSCLMFVGRIGGKIGTSVFLLFDRWASRDMEYRADQFAAKVAGADPGVRLFTALKVAFEPSFNLFATHPTPADRVKALQAGSQPSSHKPENRPSEASRQREI
- a CDS encoding aldolase/citrate lyase family protein; translation: MRDVRYEHLGASLYVPATHKDLAGILAHGRDNARSLIFCTEDAVSPETVTWAVSRLAKALRDSPAPEHFLRFVRPRNPFVLNQLLSAPGVIDAIDGIVIPKFDATSAGDWQKVLEQHNPALPVMPTIETADIFTEAGTLSTLGAIQQLQNPVPCLRIGANDLLGTIGLKRQPGQTIYDTPLRGVMERLITLARPAGFEISAPVCDLFGEPETLSREVAQDIAWGLWAKTCIHPQQIEIVETLLSKSLREQHPQASALKERSEAVFQANGQMLEQTCHQHWAKRVFALHAAIAQ
- a CDS encoding cysteine protease StiP family protein; protein product: MLDLKPIYGSYSPDDCQFLLTPIETEFLSIEEKERRIQTGTAHYSEMIHREPAPSDTYLDMFETLCERYAHRMAGEVRLLARELVAEYGPSERPLTLVSLVRAGTPAGALLRRAITEYEGQPCHHYSISIIRDRGIDAAALDYLLDTAGVDPQRLIFVDAWTAKGVITRELRHDMARYNTARKAKGKSLIATRLAVISDIGGTADYAATCEDYAIPSGVLNATVSGLVSRSVLNEQIPEGAFHGCVVYDELAEQDHSQAFIERIAAQFPAVDLDALPGLQESSRHRQQALMKEMLTQIQQDYAIEDINHVKPGVAEATRVMLRRVPALLIVCDANHADVAHLLRLAEEKSVPVVEDSRMPFHACSLIKVMAQQEVV